GGCAAGATGAATCCGGTGATCTGGCTCATCTTTGTGCCGCTGCCGTTGTTTTCTTGATGCTTGTTGAAGTGAACCGCCAGATGAAGGTTGCGGGTCAAAAAGGTCCAGACCTGATGGCTTTGCTTGATCTCGTGGCACTCGCGACTGTGGCGGATGTCGCGCCGTTGGTCGGTGTGAACCGTGCACTGGTGCGCCAAGGCTTAACCGTGATGGCGCGCCGCCAACGGATTGGCCTGACGGCCCTTGCCGATGTTGCGGGCATGGATCAGGCCCCGACGTCGTATCATCTTGGGTTCTTGCTGGGGCCGCGCGTAAATGCGGGGGGCCGCATTGGCAAAGCGGATTTGGGTGCGCGTCTATTGGCAACCGATAATCCGCAAGAAGCCAGCGACATAGCTGCGCGTCTGGATGAACTGAACACGGAACGTCGTGAAGTCGAAACGCAGGTCCGTGATTTGGCGATGGTGCAAGCCGAAGATCGCGGCTTTGACGCGCCTTTGGTTTGGGCTGCGGGCGAAGGATGGCATCCGGGTGTCGTGGGCATCGTGGCATCGCGTTTGAAAGAAGCGACCAACCGCCCCGCGATTGTTATTGGCCTTGATGGTGACGAAGGCAAAGGATCAGGTCGGTCCGTGTCCGGCATCGACCTTGGCGCGGTGATCCAACGGGTCGCTGCGGAAGGATTATTGATCAAGGGCGGCGGTCACAAAATGGCAGCGGGCCTGACCGTCGCGCGTGACAAGCTTGATTCGGCGATGGCGCGGATTTCAGAACTGCTGGCCAAACAAGGCGCAGGCGACATCGGCCCTGCCGATCTGCGTCTGGACGGCATATTGATGCCCGGTGCCGCGACTGTTGAGCTGATTGAACAAATCGAAAAAGCGGGCCCCTTTGGTGCGGGCGCCCCTGCCCCACGTTTTGGCTTTCCCGACTGCCAAATTCTGTTTGCAAAACAAGTTGGTGCAAATCATCTCAAGGTCACGTTCGGCGATGGCCTAGGTGCGCGGATCGACGCAATCAGCTTTGGCGCAATGGACGGACCGATGGGGCCAATGCTGTTGAAGCATAACGGCGCGCGGTTTCATTTGGCTGGACGTTTGGAAGTAAATACGTGGCAAGGCCGCCGGTCGCCGCAGCTGCGTTTGGAAGATGCGGCCCCTGCTTAGAAAAGTGCGAAAAGTCCGAAAAAGGGACTTGCTCTTGGAGTTGCCATTTACTAGAAGCCGCGTACCAAGCGTGGTCCCTTCGTCTATCGGTTAGGACGCCAGGTTTTCAACCTGGAAAGAGGGGTTCGATTCCCCTAGGGACTGCCATTGGTGCAACATTTGCGGTTATACCCATAATCGCAGACCAAGCGCGGTCCCTTCGTCTATCGGTTAGGACGCCAGGTTTTCAACCTGGAAAGAGGGGTTCGATTCCCCTAGGGACTGCCATTGGATCTGAACACCCGCCAAAATCAAATAGTTACATGCCGCGATTGGCATCGCTTGGATTGGCGTGTTTTCTGAATGGTCGTTGAATTGACGGTCGTCCTCCGAACTGCGATGCGCCCTCATTTGTATAAAAATTAGACGCCAGGCTAATTTCTGCACACTTTTTAGACTTTACTGATCGATCATCCGTACATTCACCTGCTGTTCTCTGGGCCTCATTCCACATTTACGGAACGGTCACTCTGTCACACCACACGGGGAATCTTTCATGTTTTACAAATCAATCTCGGCAGTTGTCGCGATGACGTTGGCGTCTTCGGCTTGGGCCGAGACAGACCTGCCCTTCGCGCTCGACTGGAAATTTGAAGGGCCATCAGCGCCTTATTTTCATGCACTCGACGCAGGCTATTTCGCAGCCGCCGATCTGAACGTCACGATTAGCGAAGGATCTGGTTCGCTGGATGCCATCCCGAAGGTCGCAACAGGCGCCTTCCCTGTTGGATTCGCCGATATCAACTCCCTGATGCGCTTTCTCGACCAAAACCCGGGCGCGCCCGTCACTGCCGTGATGATGGTTTACGACAAGCCGCCGTTCGCCGTAGTAGGCCGCAAGTCGTTGGGCGTCGAAGCCCCAGCGGATTTGGAAGGCAAGGTATTGGGCGCACCTCCACCTGATGGCGCTTGGGCGCAATTCCCGATTTTTGCAGCGGAGACAGGCATCGACGCAGATGCGATTACAGTCGAACCCGTTGGCTTCCCGACGCGCGAACCGATGCTGGCTGAAGGTAATGTTGCCGCCATCACTGGCTTTTCGTTCTCGTCCACTTTGAACCTGAAACGTTTGGGCGTGCCTGATGATGACATTTCGGTTTTGTTGATGGCCGATTACGGCGTCGATTTGTACGGCAACGCGATCATCGTGAACACGGATTTTGCAGCCGCGAACCCTGAAATCATCACTGGCTTTTTGTCCGCTGTCGGCATGGGCTGGAAAGACGCGATTGCGACGCCTGACGCCGCAATTGCAGCGCTGATGGAACGTAATCCGGCTGCGGATGCTGCACTGGAAACAGAGCGTCTGCAAATGGCGATTGATGCCAACGTCCTGACGGATTTCGTAGCTGAAAACGGCATGGGCACGATTGACGCGGACCGTATGGCCAGCGCGATTGAACAGACGAAGTCTGTGTACGAGTTCACGACTGAACCTGATGCGGCGCTTTACTTCGATGGAAGTTATTTGCCGACAGATGGCAGCTTGATGCTGAAATAAGGAATTGGGCCGTCGCGACTGTCGGCGGCCCATCTACCAAAGGCTATTACAATCGAAAACCTTATCGAAATCAAAGGCGTAACCCACGCATACGCCACGGACAGCGGCCCTCTCCCCGTGCTAAACGGTTTAGATGTCGCTGTCCCGACGGGCACTTTTGCCGCTGTCGTCGGCCCATCCGGTTGTGG
The Rhodobacteraceae bacterium S2214 genome window above contains:
- the recJ gene encoding single-stranded-DNA-specific exonuclease RecJ, which encodes MNTPQDKAFLGVDSSVTGRRWIGPGLVEDRASEAMAQSTGLPAPLCRTLVRRGVAPEDAETFLAPTLRNLLPDPRSLKDMEPAAARFLAALNKRERIAVFADYDVDGGTSAALLLSWLRDMGHRATLYVPDRIDEGYGPNDEAMAALAADHDLIVCVDCGTLSHGPIAAAVGADVIVLDHHLGGETLPDALAVVNPNRQDESGDLAHLCAAAVVFLMLVEVNRQMKVAGQKGPDLMALLDLVALATVADVAPLVGVNRALVRQGLTVMARRQRIGLTALADVAGMDQAPTSYHLGFLLGPRVNAGGRIGKADLGARLLATDNPQEASDIAARLDELNTERREVETQVRDLAMVQAEDRGFDAPLVWAAGEGWHPGVVGIVASRLKEATNRPAIVIGLDGDEGKGSGRSVSGIDLGAVIQRVAAEGLLIKGGGHKMAAGLTVARDKLDSAMARISELLAKQGAGDIGPADLRLDGILMPGAATVELIEQIEKAGPFGAGAPAPRFGFPDCQILFAKQVGANHLKVTFGDGLGARIDAISFGAMDGPMGPMLLKHNGARFHLAGRLEVNTWQGRRSPQLRLEDAAPA
- a CDS encoding ABC transporter substrate-binding protein; the protein is MFYKSISAVVAMTLASSAWAETDLPFALDWKFEGPSAPYFHALDAGYFAAADLNVTISEGSGSLDAIPKVATGAFPVGFADINSLMRFLDQNPGAPVTAVMMVYDKPPFAVVGRKSLGVEAPADLEGKVLGAPPPDGAWAQFPIFAAETGIDADAITVEPVGFPTREPMLAEGNVAAITGFSFSSTLNLKRLGVPDDDISVLLMADYGVDLYGNAIIVNTDFAAANPEIITGFLSAVGMGWKDAIATPDAAIAALMERNPAADAALETERLQMAIDANVLTDFVAENGMGTIDADRMASAIEQTKSVYEFTTEPDAALYFDGSYLPTDGSLMLK